The Chitinophagales bacterium genome has a window encoding:
- a CDS encoding DUF58 domain-containing protein codes for MLLERSQLDNLELLAKQVVEGFIIGLHKSPFHGFSVEFAEHRLYNNGDPLRHIDWRVYGRTDKMFIKRYEEETNLRCCLAIDTSSSMLFPQDKNKVNKLQFSCVAAASLLHLLKRQLDAAGLALFDDKLRYMSPVRSAQSHHRLLMHQLEETLKNENINNATNAANALHTIAEQMHKRSLIIIFSDMMDDPDHIEDMFLALQHLKFNKHEVILFHTLDGEKEVEFDFDNRPFEFVDMETGDKVRLQPQQVKDEYLVRMHEFRAMVENRCHQYKIDYVPVDLSEPVEQVLYAFLLKRNKLL; via the coding sequence ATGTTATTAGAACGGTCACAGTTAGACAACCTGGAACTTTTAGCCAAACAGGTAGTAGAGGGGTTTATTATTGGTTTGCACAAGAGCCCATTTCATGGCTTTTCTGTAGAGTTTGCGGAGCACAGGCTATATAACAACGGCGATCCGTTGCGACATATAGACTGGCGTGTGTATGGCCGTACCGATAAAATGTTCATAAAACGATATGAAGAAGAAACTAATCTCAGGTGCTGCCTTGCTATAGACACCTCGTCTTCCATGCTTTTTCCGCAGGACAAGAACAAGGTAAATAAGCTTCAATTCAGCTGTGTGGCTGCAGCAAGTCTCCTGCATTTGTTGAAAAGACAACTAGATGCTGCAGGTCTTGCGTTGTTCGACGACAAACTCCGGTATATGTCCCCGGTCAGATCTGCACAAAGCCATCACAGGCTATTAATGCATCAGTTGGAGGAAACCCTTAAAAATGAGAATATCAACAATGCCACCAATGCCGCAAACGCATTGCATACTATCGCAGAGCAAATGCACAAAAGATCACTTATTATTATATTTAGCGATATGATGGATGACCCTGACCATATAGAAGATATGTTCCTGGCATTGCAACACCTCAAGTTCAACAAACACGAAGTGATACTTTTCCATACGCTTGACGGTGAAAAAGAAGTAGAATTTGACTTCGATAATCGTCCGTTTGAATTTGTAGATATGGAAACAGGTGACAAAGTACGCTTGCAACCGCAACAGGTTAAAGATGAATATCTTGTACGTATGCATGAATTCAGGGCGATGGTTGAGAATCGCTGTCACCAGTATAAAATAGACTATGTGCCGGTAGACCTGAGTGAACCTGTAGAGCAGGTATTGTATGCGTTTTTATTGAAACGAAATAAATTGCTGTAA
- a CDS encoding acyl-CoA dehydrogenase family protein produces the protein MQKDLYQHPDYYLLDELLTDEQKLIRDSVRSFVKKDISPIIEEYAQKAEFPEQIINGLGEHGCFGPFIPQEYGGAGLDYTTYGIMMQELERGDSGVRSTASVQGSLVMYPIYKYGSEEQKKKYLPKLATGEMMGCFGLTEPDHGSNPAGMTTNFKDAGDHVILNGAKMWISNAPFADIAVVWAKDENSDIRGLVVERGMEGFTTPTTHGKWSLRASATGELVFDNVKVPKENIFPEIKGLKGPLGCLSSARFGIAWGALGCAMDCYDTALRYAQQRIQFGKPIAGFQLTQKKLAEMITEITKGQLLVWRLGTLRNEDRATPAQISMAKRNSCEIALKIAREARQILGGMGITGEFSIMRHMMNLESVVTYEGTHDIHLLITGMDVTGINAFK, from the coding sequence ATGCAGAAAGACCTGTATCAACATCCGGATTATTATCTTTTAGATGAATTATTGACTGACGAACAGAAGCTGATTCGTGATTCTGTCAGGTCATTTGTTAAAAAGGATATTTCCCCGATCATCGAGGAATATGCCCAAAAAGCCGAGTTCCCTGAGCAGATCATCAATGGACTGGGAGAACATGGTTGTTTCGGCCCATTTATCCCCCAGGAGTATGGCGGAGCCGGTCTTGATTATACTACATATGGTATCATGATGCAGGAACTGGAGCGAGGTGACTCAGGTGTACGTTCTACAGCCTCTGTACAGGGGTCCCTGGTAATGTACCCGATATATAAGTACGGAAGCGAAGAGCAGAAGAAAAAATACCTGCCTAAGCTGGCTACAGGCGAAATGATGGGATGTTTTGGCCTGACAGAACCAGATCATGGTTCAAATCCGGCCGGAATGACCACTAATTTTAAAGATGCAGGTGACCATGTGATACTGAACGGTGCCAAAATGTGGATATCCAACGCTCCTTTTGCTGACATAGCGGTTGTTTGGGCTAAGGATGAGAACAGTGACATCCGTGGTTTGGTAGTAGAGCGTGGTATGGAAGGTTTTACGACACCAACCACACATGGCAAATGGTCTTTACGAGCTTCTGCTACCGGCGAGTTGGTGTTTGATAATGTAAAAGTGCCTAAAGAGAACATATTCCCTGAAATAAAAGGACTGAAAGGCCCTCTGGGCTGTCTGTCAAGTGCGCGTTTCGGCATTGCATGGGGCGCATTAGGTTGTGCAATGGACTGCTACGACACAGCATTGCGCTATGCTCAGCAACGTATACAGTTCGGCAAGCCGATAGCTGGTTTCCAGCTTACACAGAAGAAACTGGCCGAAATGATCACAGAAATTACCAAAGGGCAACTGCTGGTTTGGCGCTTAGGTACGCTGCGTAACGAAGACAGGGCAACTCCGGCTCAAATATCAATGGCTAAACGAAACAGTTGCGAAATAGCGCTGAAAATAGCCCGCGAGGCCAGGCAGATACTGGGTGGTATGGGTATTACAGGCGAATTCAGTATTATGCGCCATATGATGAACCTGGAATCTGTAGTAACCTACGAGGGTACGCATGATATACATCTGCTTATAACAGGTATGGATGTAACTGGTATAAATGCCTTTAAATAA
- the rpmF gene encoding 50S ribosomal protein L32: protein MPNPKRRHSQQRSAKRRTHYKATAETWSTDKTTGESHLRHRAHWVEGKLFYRGNVVVDNSPAIDGDNQ, encoded by the coding sequence ATGCCTAATCCAAAACGACGCCACTCACAACAACGCAGTGCAAAACGCCGTACACATTATAAGGCAACTGCTGAAACCTGGAGCACAGACAAGACAACCGGTGAATCTCACCTGCGTCACCGTGCACACTGGGTAGAAGGTAAATTGTTTTATCGTGGTAACGTTGTAGTGGACAACTCCCCCGCGATCGACGGAGATAATCAATAA
- a CDS encoding alpha/beta hydrolase, with protein MKKIYCLSGLGADERIFVRLKINNAELVHIPWPEYDEYDELPCYAQKVSALIPGDDPIILGVSLGGIIGVEICKIRPVKKLILISSAKTRNEMPPYDGLFGKLVKSKILPPIVYKTPNQVLINKFGAETDEDEAMLRMILKATDGRFMKWAMRAIALWRNDTYEESLTAHIHGREDRMIMAENVHPNEWIEDGGHMMIFNRAEQVSCFVQKEIDSL; from the coding sequence ATGAAAAAAATCTATTGTTTAAGTGGACTCGGAGCAGATGAGCGCATATTTGTCAGGTTGAAGATAAATAATGCAGAGTTGGTGCATATTCCCTGGCCCGAATATGATGAGTATGATGAATTGCCATGCTATGCGCAAAAAGTCTCAGCATTGATACCAGGAGACGACCCAATTATATTGGGTGTGTCACTGGGAGGTATAATCGGTGTTGAGATATGTAAGATAAGGCCGGTAAAGAAGCTGATACTTATATCCAGTGCTAAAACCAGGAATGAGATGCCACCTTATGACGGGCTTTTCGGTAAGCTCGTCAAATCAAAAATACTTCCACCAATAGTCTACAAAACGCCTAACCAGGTACTCATTAACAAATTTGGTGCTGAGACAGATGAAGATGAAGCCATGCTCAGGATGATACTAAAGGCTACTGACGGCAGGTTTATGAAATGGGCAATGAGGGCTATTGCTCTATGGCGCAACGATACCTATGAGGAGTCGTTAACAGCACACATACATGGCAGGGAGGATAGAATGATAATGGCAGAAAATGTACATCCTAATGAGTGGATAGAAGATGGCGGACACATGATGATATTTAACAGGGCAGAGCAGGTGAGCTGTTTTGTACAGAAAGAAATTGACTCGCTATGA
- a CDS encoding SBBP repeat-containing protein → MNATLKLLAILFCLSRHCFAIDTSFGDYNESSIAFAENKGQVTDQDFRKRKDIDFKLKAGNGLSVFVGNGALHYQFYQADTNSQNVNNFNSAPADIESPNFNMYRLDVALIGANPSAEIIKEGKQAYQEYYYTAGIDAPNQRVSWYEKITYKNIYHNIDWVLSVAAGQLKQEFVVRDGGNVADIRLRYAGHKSLLLKENGKLAVTTPLGVITEDAPFSFIDDGSSVNCAYKLTDDILSYTIGDYSGILTIDPAVTWSTYFGADAPTGFGLIADSSGAYIYLGGTTYCTQNIATSGSHQQTFGGNVDAFIAKFNTSGFPVWGTYLGGAGLDYGADAAISYYNAGSSGNHYIYLAGYTRSKTNMSTQNVYKSTLSGLGDGFISKFTDSGKLVWSTYYGGQRDDRIYCMSTDTSGKIYVGGYSYSWDSIATLNAYQVTGDPDSASLDGMIAQFNDSGQLQWGTYYGGDSAEIVTNIACGINAIYFSGQTRSKDSISSPGASQPALYNKLDCFVGKFTTSGTRLWATYLGGEELETPTSLALDSKGNVYVCGSTTSKLNIATGGSHKSQLNGTEGDGFLAKYNTNGQLQWSTYYGGDDADVINTVAIDYFDDIYVGGASATITGLTTPNALQISYGGGGYDGILSKFDASGAELWTSYFGGNGSDVINSIAINKLDIFIGGGTGSSNGIASQGAYKSTLIAATDGFVALVCDTTLVFNAIYGAHELCLPGTDTLVSYYKNGNWLSVNGKVYIDSSGFITAISTGVDTILRLATNTCGTDTARHVITVHTSPITMHPATLANMVGETAKFSVTTTGSNNSFQWQMDNGAGFQNITNSGQYSGATSNILTITNLTTLNSNQRYRCLVAGDLCDAISDAAELLVWPSSVNEVAATCFVFSPNPANDVITIVGPHVLENIRVYNLMGQVVIFENADTNQAVLNIQNLSKGVYMLQVNGEYGGKLVKQ, encoded by the coding sequence ATGAATGCGACCCTCAAATTACTTGCAATCCTGTTCTGTTTATCGAGACATTGTTTTGCAATAGACACCAGCTTTGGTGACTATAATGAGAGCAGTATAGCCTTCGCTGAAAATAAGGGGCAGGTAACAGACCAAGATTTCAGAAAGAGAAAGGATATAGATTTTAAGCTGAAGGCAGGTAATGGTCTGAGCGTTTTTGTAGGCAACGGTGCGCTTCATTACCAGTTTTACCAAGCGGACACGAATAGCCAAAATGTCAACAACTTCAATTCCGCACCTGCTGATATTGAAAGTCCCAACTTCAATATGTACCGCTTAGATGTGGCGCTAATTGGAGCCAACCCTAGTGCTGAAATTATAAAAGAAGGGAAGCAAGCTTACCAGGAGTATTACTATACTGCGGGCATAGATGCACCAAACCAAAGGGTATCATGGTACGAAAAGATTACCTACAAGAATATTTACCACAATATTGATTGGGTATTGTCTGTAGCCGCCGGGCAACTAAAGCAGGAGTTTGTTGTTAGGGACGGAGGAAATGTAGCAGATATACGCCTACGATATGCAGGTCATAAATCATTACTGTTGAAGGAAAACGGTAAACTTGCTGTTACCACCCCACTTGGCGTAATTACAGAGGATGCGCCTTTTTCGTTTATTGATGATGGGAGCTCTGTCAACTGTGCATACAAACTTACCGATGATATACTGAGCTATACAATCGGCGACTATTCAGGTATATTGACAATAGACCCGGCTGTAACCTGGTCAACATATTTTGGTGCTGATGCACCTACAGGATTTGGCTTAATAGCAGATAGCTCAGGTGCATATATCTATTTGGGCGGCACTACATACTGCACTCAAAATATTGCTACATCAGGATCACATCAGCAGACATTTGGCGGTAATGTAGATGCATTTATTGCAAAATTCAATACATCCGGATTCCCTGTATGGGGTACCTACCTAGGAGGTGCCGGGCTTGATTATGGCGCTGATGCAGCGATTAGTTATTACAACGCCGGCAGTTCTGGCAACCATTATATATACCTGGCGGGGTATACAAGAAGTAAGACCAACATGTCAACCCAGAATGTATACAAATCTACGTTAAGCGGACTCGGGGATGGTTTTATCTCAAAATTTACTGACTCCGGAAAATTAGTATGGTCAACATATTACGGTGGACAGAGGGATGACAGGATATATTGCATGTCTACAGACACATCTGGTAAGATTTACGTAGGAGGTTATTCATACAGTTGGGATAGCATAGCTACACTTAATGCATATCAGGTGACCGGTGATCCTGATAGTGCTTCACTTGATGGCATGATAGCGCAATTTAACGATAGTGGCCAACTACAATGGGGTACATATTATGGCGGTGATAGTGCTGAAATTGTTACAAACATTGCTTGTGGCATCAATGCTATTTATTTTTCTGGGCAAACCCGCAGTAAAGATTCCATAAGTTCGCCCGGTGCCAGCCAGCCGGCACTCTATAACAAGTTGGATTGTTTTGTAGGAAAATTCACTACTTCAGGTACAAGGCTATGGGCTACTTACCTAGGTGGTGAAGAACTTGAAACACCTACCTCATTGGCACTTGACAGCAAGGGTAACGTATATGTTTGCGGCAGTACTACCAGCAAACTGAACATTGCCACAGGCGGTAGCCATAAATCACAATTAAATGGTACCGAAGGTGATGGTTTTTTGGCAAAGTATAACACAAACGGTCAGTTGCAATGGTCAACGTATTATGGTGGAGATGACGCTGATGTGATTAACACAGTAGCTATAGATTATTTTGACGACATATATGTTGGGGGTGCCAGTGCCACGATAACAGGTCTGACCACACCCAATGCCCTACAAATTAGTTATGGCGGGGGGGGGTATGATGGAATCTTATCGAAGTTTGATGCATCGGGAGCTGAGCTATGGACCTCTTATTTCGGAGGAAATGGTAGCGATGTTATCAACAGTATTGCAATTAATAAATTGGACATTTTTATAGGCGGTGGAACAGGCAGCTCAAATGGTATCGCATCTCAGGGTGCATATAAATCAACATTGATAGCCGCTACTGACGGCTTTGTTGCACTGGTGTGCGATACCACACTTGTATTTAATGCTATTTACGGCGCTCATGAACTTTGTTTGCCTGGAACTGATACGTTAGTCAGTTACTACAAAAATGGAAATTGGCTATCAGTAAATGGTAAGGTGTATATTGACAGTTCTGGATTTATAACAGCTATAAGTACAGGTGTGGATACCATCCTGCGTTTAGCTACCAATACCTGTGGAACAGATACTGCACGTCATGTAATTACCGTGCATACTTCACCCATTACCATGCACCCAGCTACATTGGCGAACATGGTGGGGGAAACAGCCAAATTCTCTGTTACCACCACGGGTTCAAATAATAGCTTTCAATGGCAAATGGATAACGGTGCAGGATTCCAGAATATTACTAATTCAGGACAATACAGTGGTGCTACCAGCAATATATTGACCATAACCAACTTAACTACACTGAATAGCAACCAGAGATACAGGTGCTTGGTAGCTGGTGATCTTTGTGATGCCATATCTGATGCTGCTGAGTTGCTGGTCTGGCCATCGTCCGTTAATGAAGTAGCAGCAACCTGTTTCGTATTCAGCCCTAACCCCGCAAATGATGTGATTACGATTGTTGGTCCTCATGTGCTTGAAAACATCAGGGTATACAACTTGATGGGGCAAGTAGTAATATTTGAAAACGCAGATACAAATCAGGCTGTCCTGAATATTCAAAACTTATCAAAGGGGGTATATATGCTTCAGGTGAATGGTGAGTATGGGGGTAAATTAGTGAAGCAGTAA
- a CDS encoding RNA polymerase sigma factor RpoD/SigA, with protein MRQLKIATQITNRDSQAVEKYLQEISKISMIAPEEETTLAQRIHMGDQVALEKLVKANLRFVVSVAKQYQHQGLSLSDLINEGNLGLIKAAQRFDETKGFKFISYAVWWIRQSILQALAEQGRLVRLPQNKIGTYNKANKAYIAFEQANEREPSTEELASILEMSETEVTNIFTTNTRHTSLDAPVHEAEDVAMGDLLAGGDVTDDDVMKDSLRSEIHRILKSLSVREAEILSAYFGLEGDNGPTIEEIGQKYDLTKERIRQIKERAIKRLQKARYSNSLKGYLG; from the coding sequence ATGAGGCAGTTAAAAATTGCCACTCAGATTACCAACCGTGATTCGCAAGCTGTAGAGAAATACCTGCAGGAGATCAGTAAAATTTCAATGATCGCACCTGAGGAGGAGACTACCCTTGCCCAGCGTATACACATGGGCGACCAGGTAGCATTGGAGAAGCTGGTAAAAGCGAATTTACGTTTCGTAGTATCTGTAGCCAAGCAATATCAGCACCAGGGTTTAAGCCTGAGTGATCTTATAAACGAAGGGAACCTTGGCCTGATAAAGGCCGCTCAGCGTTTTGACGAGACCAAAGGTTTCAAATTCATCTCTTACGCAGTATGGTGGATCCGCCAGTCTATTTTACAGGCTTTGGCTGAGCAGGGACGTCTTGTTCGTTTGCCACAGAATAAAATAGGCACGTATAACAAAGCAAATAAAGCATATATAGCTTTTGAGCAGGCTAATGAGCGTGAACCTTCTACCGAAGAACTGGCCAGCATCCTGGAGATGAGCGAAACGGAAGTAACCAACATATTTACTACTAATACCCGACATACTTCACTTGATGCTCCTGTGCATGAAGCTGAAGACGTGGCTATGGGGGACCTGCTGGCAGGTGGTGACGTGACAGATGATGATGTGATGAAAGATTCTTTACGCAGCGAGATACATCGAATACTTAAATCGCTGAGCGTACGCGAGGCAGAGATACTATCTGCTTATTTCGGGCTGGAGGGTGATAATGGCCCTACCATAGAGGAAATAGGACAGAAATATGACCTGACAAAAGAGCGTATCCGCCAGATCAAAGAGCGTGCTATCAAACGTCTGCAAAAAGCACGTTACAGCAACTCTCTGAAAGGCTACTTAGGTTAA
- a CDS encoding class I SAM-dependent methyltransferase, with product MLNTNHTICDEKTVNLYNQDYSEKYRHFDDLYVDMPDYNHFVPLLQELTASFKRPIKVLEVGCGTGRYFHALKNTVELTGIDISGPMLKLAETPLKSEEVNIPVINLIEGSVFDYDFGNEKFDFIYSIGVLAEHAPFTKEICDKLFSLLNDDGAIYFTAVDLNDRKNLKRRLAETAYPLLPGKIKEALDKRWVTNYMTHDDLDKMMSESRFDDYNISYYKAEGGGWKGAHLECIANKYDTIARPLFV from the coding sequence ATGCTGAATACAAACCATACCATATGCGACGAAAAAACGGTTAATTTATATAACCAGGACTATTCGGAAAAATACAGGCACTTTGACGACCTGTATGTAGATATGCCTGACTATAACCACTTTGTCCCTCTGTTGCAGGAGTTGACCGCAAGCTTCAAAAGGCCTATCAAAGTATTAGAAGTAGGTTGCGGCACAGGCAGGTACTTCCACGCACTGAAAAATACCGTTGAACTGACTGGTATAGATATCTCTGGGCCGATGCTGAAACTTGCAGAGACGCCATTGAAAAGCGAAGAGGTGAATATCCCGGTAATAAACTTAATAGAAGGTAGTGTATTTGACTATGATTTCGGCAATGAAAAGTTTGATTTCATCTATTCGATAGGAGTACTGGCAGAGCATGCCCCTTTTACAAAAGAGATATGCGATAAATTGTTTAGCCTGCTGAATGATGACGGCGCCATATACTTCACTGCCGTTGACCTGAATGACAGGAAGAACCTGAAACGCAGGCTTGCAGAAACTGCCTACCCATTATTGCCGGGTAAGATCAAAGAGGCTTTAGACAAAAGATGGGTAACCAACTATATGACACACGATGATCTGGATAAAATGATGTCTGAAAGCAGGTTCGATGATTATAACATCTCGTACTACAAAGCTGAAGGCGGTGGCTGGAAAGGGGCTCATCTGGAGTGTATCGCTAATAAATATGATACTATTGCACGTCCACTTTTCGTGTAA
- a CDS encoding DUF177 domain-containing protein, producing MKNHREFEIAWQGLKPGESIFEYELNDKFFTENDPERDFEALDAQVTLRFDKKNNFFLCHFDIDGSVSVPCDRCGDMFKLRLWDEFDLMIKLTGTEDGEEIDEDADVVFVPRSETVINFREWIYEFLMLSIPLQRIHPPKPDGSDGCNPETLKLLNKLAVHEDDAPRSDIWKGLEALKEKEKEKNKRKQK from the coding sequence ATGAAGAACCACCGCGAATTTGAAATTGCCTGGCAAGGTTTGAAACCGGGGGAAAGTATCTTTGAATACGAGCTTAACGACAAGTTCTTTACAGAAAACGATCCAGAAAGGGACTTTGAAGCCCTTGATGCACAGGTAACGCTGCGTTTTGATAAAAAAAACAATTTCTTCTTATGTCATTTTGATATAGATGGAAGTGTAAGCGTACCTTGCGACAGGTGTGGAGATATGTTCAAGCTGAGGCTCTGGGATGAGTTTGACCTGATGATCAAGCTTACCGGAACCGAGGATGGAGAAGAAATAGACGAAGACGCGGACGTCGTATTCGTACCTCGTAGCGAAACTGTAATAAACTTTCGCGAGTGGATATATGAATTTCTAATGCTTAGCATACCTTTGCAACGTATTCACCCGCCGAAACCTGACGGAAGTGATGGTTGTAACCCTGAAACCCTTAAACTGCTGAATAAACTTGCAGTTCATGAAGATGACGCACCAAGGTCTGACATATGGAAAGGCCTGGAAGCTCTAAAGGAAAAAGAGAAAGAAAAAAATAAACGTAAACAGAAATAA
- a CDS encoding methylated-DNA--[protein]-cysteine S-methyltransferase, with protein MITTTHIETPLGKMLAGATDEGICLFDFEFRKMMPAIKSRICTFHNDEFVEGEHPNFELLRQQVNEYFSGERKEFDLPVVLSGTPFQQNVWNALIDIPYGATRTYMQQAKVLGDEKAIRAVARANGENCLAIIIPCHRVVGSDGSLTGYAGGLKAKKWLLEHEAKHTGNSYQDEIF; from the coding sequence ATGATAACAACCACACATATTGAAACACCATTAGGCAAAATGCTGGCCGGAGCAACCGATGAAGGTATATGCCTTTTTGATTTTGAATTCAGGAAGATGATGCCTGCGATCAAGTCTCGTATTTGTACTTTTCATAACGATGAATTTGTTGAGGGGGAACATCCTAATTTTGAATTATTGAGACAGCAGGTAAATGAATATTTTTCGGGAGAACGGAAAGAGTTTGACCTGCCTGTAGTATTGAGCGGTACACCTTTTCAGCAAAACGTATGGAATGCTTTAATTGATATTCCTTATGGCGCTACACGCACTTATATGCAGCAGGCAAAGGTATTAGGCGATGAAAAGGCTATTCGTGCTGTAGCCCGTGCCAATGGTGAAAATTGCCTGGCCATTATCATTCCCTGCCACAGGGTAGTGGGCAGTGACGGTAGCCTGACAGGCTATGCCGGTGGACTGAAAGCCAAGAAATGGTTGCTGGAACATGAAGCAAAACATACAGGTAACTCTTACCAGGATGAAATATTTTAA
- the plsX gene encoding phosphate acyltransferase PlsX, translated as MKIAFDIMGGDYAPSEALKGVQLFLDENQDQSVHLLLIGTPDTKVACNELLSSAYKGRYTYVDAPQVIGMDEHPTKALKEKQQSSIAIGFGMLQAKKADAFISAGNTGAMMVGAMYTVKNIPGVQRPTIASPVPRIDGAFNLLLDVGINADCKPENLLQFAQLGSMYMKHVMGVENPKVGLLNIGEEEGKGNILAQATYPLLKANKDLNFVGNIEGRDIFTTKADIIVCEGFVGNVILKLSESLYHLLIEQRKIQDEFLDTFNHEIYGGTPILGINDTVIIGHGVSHALAFKNMIEVASRNIKVNLQEKLKNYFSPEEEQA; from the coding sequence ATGAAAATAGCGTTTGACATCATGGGGGGTGATTATGCTCCCTCAGAAGCATTGAAAGGTGTACAACTGTTCCTGGATGAAAATCAGGACCAGTCAGTACATCTATTGCTCATCGGTACGCCGGATACTAAGGTAGCATGCAACGAATTGCTCAGCTCTGCTTATAAGGGCCGGTATACTTATGTAGATGCTCCCCAGGTGATCGGCATGGATGAACATCCTACCAAAGCATTGAAAGAAAAGCAACAATCCAGCATTGCTATAGGCTTCGGCATGTTGCAGGCAAAAAAAGCAGACGCTTTTATCAGTGCAGGCAATACCGGTGCTATGATGGTTGGCGCTATGTACACGGTTAAAAATATACCGGGTGTGCAACGCCCGACCATTGCTTCACCTGTTCCAAGGATCGATGGTGCCTTCAACCTGTTGCTGGATGTAGGTATCAATGCAGACTGTAAGCCGGAAAACCTGCTGCAGTTCGCCCAGCTTGGTTCTATGTATATGAAGCATGTAATGGGGGTAGAGAATCCTAAAGTTGGACTGTTGAATATAGGTGAAGAAGAAGGTAAAGGGAATATACTTGCCCAGGCTACTTATCCGCTTCTTAAGGCTAATAAAGACCTGAATTTTGTTGGTAATATTGAAGGCAGGGACATCTTTACTACCAAAGCAGACATTATTGTTTGTGAAGGTTTTGTAGGTAATGTCATCCTCAAACTATCAGAATCTTTGTATCATCTGCTGATAGAACAGCGCAAGATACAGGACGAATTCCTGGACACATTCAACCATGAAATATACGGTGGCACACCAATTCTAGGTATAAATGATACTGTTATTATCGGGCATGGCGTATCACATGCACTAGCATTCAAAAACATGATAGAGGTGGCCAGCAGGAACATCAAGGTTAATCTGCAGGAGAAGTTGAAGAACTATTTTTCTCCTGAAGAAGAGCAGGCTTAA